One genomic region from Gopherus flavomarginatus isolate rGopFla2 chromosome 20, rGopFla2.mat.asm, whole genome shotgun sequence encodes:
- the LOC127037978 gene encoding tripartite motif-containing protein 15-like isoform X2: MEGTCQKPVSEFLPDIRRTLSRCEMGKFQQPVELSAELEKRFSDFSQKNVALPETMKEFKDMLHSELEVKRGKFLGSDRPGFDLPLILREDQPQQEDAARKRGEKQFLKPSQQLQQPGGGTAWASLLGLMQSAAKYQTCVASEKMKTFWIEASVWYGRCSMLKNRRGQCRMGKKVGSR; this comes from the exons ATGGAGGGGACGTGTCAGAAGCCAGTGAGCGAATTCCTGCCG GATATCAGACGCACCTTGAGCAG GTGTGAGATGGGGAAGTTCCAGCAGCCGGTGGAGCTTTCTGCTGAGCTGGAAAAGAGATTCAGCGATTTCTCCCAGAAAAATGTTGCTCTACCGGAGACTATGAAGGAGTTCAAAG ACATGCTGCACTCTGAACTGGAGGTAAAAAGAGGGAAATTCCTGGGATCAGACAGACCAG GTTTTGACCTTCCTCTAATCCTGAGAGAGGATCAGCCCCAGCAGGAAGATGCAGCCAGGAAACGGGGAGAGAAGCAGTTTCTGAAACCATCACAGCAGCTCCAACAGCCAGGGGGAGGAACTGCTTGGGCATCTCTGCTTGGCCTCATGCAATCAGCTGCCAAGTATCAAACCTGtgttgcatcagagaaaatgaagactttctggATAGAAGCCAGCGTTTGGTACGGCAGGTGCAGCATGCTGAAGAATCGGAGAGGGCAGTGTAGAATGGGAAAGAAAGTTGGCAGCAGGTGA
- the LOC127037978 gene encoding uncharacterized protein LOC127037978 isoform X1, whose amino-acid sequence MQGGCNRGGFLIRTVKVGQLASYLRCMYTNARSLGNKQEELEVLAESRNYDVIGITETWWGSLHDLSTVMDGYKLFRKDRQGRKGTGVALCVKEQYDCSELQDETGEKPLESFGVKFRGESKGDVVAGVCYRPPDQEDEVDEEREVSRSQSLVLMEDFNHPDICWESNTAVHRQSRKFLECVRDNFLMEVLEEPTRGHAPLDLLLTNKGEFVGEVEAGGSLGGSDHEIVELRILTKGRMESSKICTLDFRKADFDSLRELMGRIPWEANMRGKGVQESWLYFKEALLRAQEQTIPMCKQNSKYGK is encoded by the coding sequence ATGCaaggagggtgcaacaggggaggcTTCCTGATTCGTACTGTTAAAGTAGGGCaattggctagttatcttaggtgcatgtacacgaacgcaagaagcctgggaaacaagcaggaagaattggaagtcctggcagagTCAAGGAACTacgatgtgattggaataacagaaacttggtggggcAGTTTGCATGACTtaagcactgtcatggatgggtataaactgttcaggaaggacaggcagggaagaaAAGGTACAGGAGTTGCACTGTGTGTAAAAGAGcaatatgattgctcagagctccaggatgaaactggagaaaaacctCTTGAGAGTTTtggggttaagtttagaggcgagagcaagggtgatgtcgtggcaggagtgtgctatagaccaccagaccaggaggatgaggtagatgaggaaagagaagtttccagatcacagtcCTTAGTTCTCATggaggacttcaatcaccctgacatctgctgggagagcaatacagcagtgcacagacaatccaggaagtttttggagtgtGTTAGGGACAACTTCCTGAtggaagtgctggaggaaccaaccaggggccatgctcctcttgacctgctgcttacaaacaagGGAGAATTTgtaggggaagtagaagcagGTGGCAGCCTAGGAGGAAGTGACCATGAGATAGTCGagctcaggatcctgacaaaaggaagaatggagagtagcaaaatatgtaccctggacttcagaaaagcagactttgactccctcagggaactgatgggcaggatcccctgggaagctaacatgagggggaaaggagtccaggagagctggctgtattttaaagaagccttattgagggcgcaggaacaaaccatcccaatgtgcaaacagaatagcaaatatggcaagtga